Proteins encoded in a region of the Mycobacterium branderi genome:
- a CDS encoding alkane 1-monooxygenase — MTTTTSPDTAVWRDKKRHLWLLGLIAPTAVLLMLPIVWAMNQAGWHTASQALFWIGPFLVYVLLPLLDLRYGPDGQNPPDEVMERLENDKYYRYCTYIYIPFQYISVVLGAYLFIASDLSWLGYDGPLGWPAKIGLALSIGAMGGIGINTAHEMGHKKETLERWLSKITLAQTCYGHFYIEHNRGHHVRVATPEDPASARFGETFWEFFPRSVIGSLRSAWNLEAQRLRRLNKSPWHPSNDVLNAWAMSVVFWAVLIAVFGPALIPFVIIQAVYGFSLLESVNYLEHYGLLRQKTANGRYERCTPQHSWNSDHLVTNLFLYHLQRHSDHHANPTRRYQTLRSMDGAPNLPSGYASLIGLTYLPPLWRRLMDHRVLAHYDGDITRANIHPRVRDRVLARYGAVA, encoded by the coding sequence ATGACCACCACGACGAGCCCCGACACCGCGGTGTGGCGAGACAAGAAGCGCCATCTGTGGCTCCTCGGCTTGATCGCCCCGACGGCGGTGCTGCTGATGCTGCCGATCGTGTGGGCGATGAATCAGGCAGGCTGGCACACCGCGTCGCAGGCGCTGTTCTGGATCGGTCCGTTCCTGGTCTACGTGCTGTTACCGCTGCTGGACCTGCGCTACGGGCCCGACGGGCAAAACCCGCCCGACGAGGTGATGGAGCGCCTCGAGAACGACAAGTACTACCGCTACTGCACCTACATCTACATCCCGTTCCAATACATCAGCGTCGTCCTGGGTGCCTACCTGTTCATTGCGTCGGACCTGAGCTGGCTCGGCTACGACGGGCCGCTGGGCTGGCCGGCCAAGATCGGGCTGGCGCTCTCGATCGGCGCGATGGGCGGCATCGGCATCAACACCGCGCATGAGATGGGCCACAAGAAGGAAACGCTGGAACGGTGGCTGTCGAAGATCACGCTGGCGCAGACCTGCTACGGCCACTTCTACATCGAGCACAACCGCGGGCATCACGTGCGGGTGGCCACCCCGGAGGACCCGGCGTCGGCGCGGTTCGGTGAAACGTTCTGGGAGTTCTTCCCGCGCAGCGTCATTGGTAGCCTGCGCTCGGCGTGGAACCTCGAAGCCCAGCGGTTGCGCCGGCTCAACAAGAGCCCGTGGCACCCCTCCAACGACGTGCTCAACGCCTGGGCGATGTCGGTGGTGTTCTGGGCGGTGCTGATCGCGGTGTTCGGCCCGGCGCTGATCCCGTTCGTGATCATCCAGGCCGTCTACGGCTTCTCGCTGCTGGAGTCGGTGAACTATCTCGAGCACTACGGCCTGCTGCGGCAGAAGACCGCCAACGGCCGCTACGAGCGCTGCACGCCGCAGCACAGCTGGAACTCCGACCACCTGGTCACCAACCTGTTCCTGTACCACCTGCAGCGGCACAGCGACCACCACGCCAACCCGACCCGGCGCTACCAGACGCTGCGCAGCATGGACGGCGCACCGAACCTGCCCAGCGGCTACGCGTCGTTGATTGGGCTGACCTACCTGCCGCCGCTGTGGCGCAGGCTGATGGATCACCGCGTGCTGGCCCACTACGACGGCGACATCACACGAGCCAACATCCACCCGCGCGTCCGCGACCGGGTGCTGGCCCGCTACGGGGCGGTGGCGTGA
- the alkX gene encoding TetR family transcriptional regulator AlkX, whose translation MTSTLAHVKRVPYAEASRVLLRDSVLDATRELLLSRDWSAITLADVARAAGISRQTIYNEFGSRQGLAQGYALRLADRLVDAVDDAIYSNVGDVYAAFLQGFRMFFTESAADPLVISLLTGVAKPDLLQLITTDSGPIITHCSERLTNTFQHSWVKASDDDAGIIARAIVRLAMSYVSMPPEADHDVAADLARLMTPAVERYGVIDTR comes from the coding sequence GTGACCAGTACTCTCGCGCATGTGAAACGGGTCCCGTATGCCGAGGCTTCGCGGGTCCTACTGCGCGATTCGGTACTCGACGCCACGCGCGAGCTGCTGCTGAGCCGTGACTGGTCGGCGATCACGCTGGCCGACGTCGCTCGCGCCGCGGGCATCAGCCGGCAGACCATCTACAACGAATTCGGCTCCCGGCAAGGCCTGGCGCAGGGCTACGCGCTGCGGCTGGCCGATCGGCTGGTGGACGCCGTCGACGACGCCATCTACTCCAACGTCGGCGACGTCTACGCCGCCTTCCTGCAGGGCTTCCGGATGTTCTTCACCGAGTCGGCCGCCGACCCGCTGGTGATCTCGCTGCTCACCGGGGTCGCCAAGCCCGACCTGCTGCAGCTGATCACCACCGACAGCGGGCCGATCATCACTCACTGCTCGGAGCGGTTGACCAACACGTTCCAGCACAGCTGGGTCAAGGCCAGCGACGACGACGCAGGCATCATCGCGCGCGCGATCGTGCGGCTGGCGATGAGCTACGTGTCGATGCCGCCCGAGGCCGACCACGACGTCGCCGCCGATCTTGCGCGGCTGATGACGCCCGCCGTCGAACGCTACGGTGTGATCGACACCCGGTGA
- a CDS encoding amino acid permease, translating to MADRWRIKSVEQSIADTDEPDSRLHKNLSWWHLTVFGVSVVIGAGIFTVTASTAGNITGPAIWISFLIAAITCGLAAVCYAEFASTLPVAGSAYTFSYATFGEFLAWVIGWNLVLELAIGAAVVAKGWSSYLDTMFGITRGTITFESFQLDWGALLIVALVATLLALGTRLSAHFSAVVTAIKVSVVALVVLVGAFYVKADNYSPFIPAPEADHAGTGVDQSVLSLMTGAHTSHYGWFGVLAGASIVFFAFIGFDIVATMAEETKHPQRDVPRGILATLGIVTVLYVAVSVVLSGMVPYTALRDRPGGKHANLATAFAANGVHWASGVISIGALAGLTTVVMVLMLGQCRVLFAMSRDGLLPRLLAQTSSRGTPVRITVLVAVLVALAASVFPMAKLEEMVNVGTLFAFVLVSAGVIILRRTRPDLPRGFRAPWVPLLPIASVCACLWLMLNLTGVTWIRFGVWMVVGIAIYYGYGRRHSVLAGRADEQPVVQVAS from the coding sequence ATGGCCGATCGTTGGCGCATCAAATCCGTCGAGCAGTCGATTGCCGACACCGACGAACCGGACAGCCGGCTGCACAAGAACCTCAGCTGGTGGCACCTGACCGTGTTCGGTGTGTCGGTGGTGATCGGCGCCGGGATCTTCACGGTTACGGCCTCGACCGCCGGCAACATCACCGGCCCGGCCATCTGGATCTCGTTTCTGATCGCGGCGATCACCTGCGGGCTGGCCGCGGTGTGCTACGCGGAGTTCGCCTCGACGCTGCCGGTGGCGGGCAGTGCCTACACCTTTTCCTACGCCACGTTCGGGGAGTTCCTGGCGTGGGTGATCGGGTGGAACCTGGTGCTCGAGTTGGCCATCGGCGCGGCGGTGGTGGCCAAGGGGTGGTCCAGCTACCTCGACACAATGTTCGGAATCACCAGGGGCACAATCACTTTCGAGTCCTTCCAGCTCGACTGGGGTGCATTGCTGATTGTGGCGCTGGTAGCGACGCTGCTGGCGCTGGGCACCAGGTTGTCGGCGCATTTTTCTGCGGTGGTTACCGCGATCAAGGTGTCGGTGGTGGCGCTGGTGGTGCTCGTCGGCGCCTTCTACGTCAAGGCCGACAACTACTCGCCGTTCATCCCGGCGCCGGAGGCCGACCACGCAGGAACCGGCGTCGACCAGTCGGTGCTGTCGCTGATGACGGGGGCGCACACCAGCCACTACGGCTGGTTCGGCGTGCTGGCCGGGGCGTCGATCGTGTTCTTCGCGTTCATCGGGTTTGACATCGTCGCCACCATGGCCGAGGAAACCAAGCATCCCCAACGCGACGTGCCGCGCGGAATCCTTGCCACCCTGGGCATCGTCACCGTGCTCTACGTCGCAGTGTCGGTCGTGCTGTCGGGGATGGTGCCCTACACCGCGCTTCGGGACCGCCCCGGCGGCAAGCACGCGAACCTGGCCACCGCGTTCGCGGCGAACGGGGTGCATTGGGCGTCCGGCGTCATCTCGATCGGCGCGCTGGCCGGGCTGACCACGGTGGTGATGGTGCTGATGCTCGGCCAGTGCCGGGTGCTGTTCGCGATGTCGCGCGACGGGCTGTTGCCTCGCCTGCTGGCGCAGACCAGCTCGCGCGGCACGCCTGTGCGGATCACCGTGCTGGTCGCGGTGTTGGTGGCGCTGGCGGCGTCGGTGTTCCCGATGGCCAAGCTGGAAGAGATGGTCAACGTCGGAACGCTGTTCGCGTTCGTCCTGGTGTCCGCCGGCGTGATCATCCTGCGCCGCACCCGCCCGGACCTGCCGCGGGGCTTTCGCGCGCCGTGGGTGCCGCTGCTGCCGATCGCGTCGGTGTGTGCGTGCCTGTGGCTGATGCTCAACCTGACCGGGGTGACCTGGATCCGGTTCGGCGTGTGGATGGTCGTCGGCATCGCCATCTACTACGGCTATGGCCGCCGCCACTCGGTGTTGGCGGGGCGGGCCGACGAGCAGCCTGTCGTCCAGGTTGCTTCCTGA
- a CDS encoding rubredoxin produces MSSYRCPVCDYVYDESKGNAREGFPAGTSWEQIPDDWCCPDCGVREKIDFEPIGVTQ; encoded by the coding sequence ATGTCGTCGTACCGCTGCCCGGTCTGCGACTACGTCTACGACGAGTCCAAAGGCAATGCGCGGGAAGGCTTTCCGGCCGGCACAAGCTGGGAGCAGATCCCCGACGACTGGTGCTGCCCGGACTGCGGGGTCCGCGAGAAGATCGACTTCGAACCTATAGGAGTAACCCAATGA
- a CDS encoding rubredoxin, with amino-acid sequence MTDYKLFVCVQCGFEYDEAKGWPEDGIAPGTRWDDIPDDWSCPDCGAAKSDFEMVEVARS; translated from the coding sequence ATGACGGACTACAAGCTGTTCGTCTGTGTCCAGTGTGGCTTCGAGTACGACGAGGCCAAGGGCTGGCCGGAAGACGGCATCGCGCCCGGCACCCGCTGGGACGACATCCCCGACGACTGGAGCTGCCCGGACTGCGGCGCGGCAAAGTCCGACTTCGAGATGGTAGAAGTCGCGCGTTCGTGA